The following coding sequences are from one Scomber japonicus isolate fScoJap1 chromosome 3, fScoJap1.pri, whole genome shotgun sequence window:
- the LOC128355442 gene encoding piggyBac transposable element-derived protein 4-like — protein MSDRFTVEQVLDQLWSVQYEYSASDDETEAEAEDVSEEEDVVEYNAERETSSSAEEEEGDADLSAGRLEDRRGQRFLSKDGKVWSSVPHGRGEDDAPAARRDAPPPPLPPVGGPTPYAVSNAHDIASTFALLITAEIEEIVLAMTNLQGVRKYGQEWKKGIDETDLRAYIGLLILAGVYRSRGEAAASLWDAESGRAIFRATMPLKVFHGYSRLLRFDDLETRPARRSTDKLAAIREVWDKWAARLPLLYNPGPDVTVDEQLVPFRGRCPFRQYIPSKPAKYGIKFWAACDARSSYAWKMQVYTGKPIGGAVERNQGMRVVLDVTEGLRGRNVTCDNFFTSYELGQRLLRRDMTMLGTVRQNKPELPKALLATKGREVFSSTFAFTDSTAVVCYIPKRNKKVLLMSTRRRDHHQDKEARISERRDRKPALVLDYNSTKGGVDNLDKVIGTYSCRRMTRRWPLVVFHNLIDVSSYNAFVIWRELNPSWLSGKRNKRRVFLERLGKQLVAPLIRRRARFPRTVAAADVVRANTDRNRDRDRDRDRDREDHHDPPRLAAESDSAAADGSRTRKRKRCEMCTEKKDRKTRFVCRSCRKYICGGCSVAVCGTCAGAL, from the exons ATGTCGGATCGTTTCACAGTCGAGCAGGTTCTAGATCAACTTTGGTCCGTACAGTACGAGTACAGCGCCTCTGACGACGAGACCGAGGCCGAGGCCGAGGACGTGTCCGAAGAAGAGGACGTTGTCGAATACAATGCAGAACGTGAAACATCATCATCGgcggaggaagaagaaggcGACGCTGACCTCTCCGCGGGTCGTCTTGAAGACCGACGCG GCCAGAGGTTCCTGTCCAAGGACGGCAAAGTTTGGTCCTCGGTGCCACacgggagaggagaggacgacGCGCCTGCGGCACGCCGCGAtgcgccgccgccgccgctgccgcCGGTGGGGGGTCCGACGCCGTATGCCGTTTCCAACGCCCACGACATAGCTTCGACGTTCGCGTTGTTGATTACGGCCGAAATAGAAGAAATAGTGCTGGCCATGACCAACCTGCAGGGCGTTCGCAAATACGGACAAGAGTGGAAGAAGGGCATCGACGAGACCGACCTGCGCGCCTACATCGGGCTGCTAATCCTAGCGGGCGTGTACAGGTCACGAGGCGAGGCGGCGGCAAGTCTGTGGGACGCGGAGAGCGGGAGGGCCATTTTTCGAGCAACTATGCCGCTCAAGGTGTTCCACGGGTACTCGAGGCTCCTGCGATTCGACGACCTCGAGACCAGACCCGCTAGGCGCTCCACCGACAAGCTGGCAGCCATAAGGGAGGTGTGGGACAAGTGGGCGGCACGTCTGCCGCTGCTGTATAACCCCGGGCCTGACGTGACGGTAGACGAACAATTGGTACCGTTCAGAG GTCGTTGTCCTTTCCGGCAGTACATACCCAGCAAGCCCGCTAAGTACGGGATAAAGTTTTGGGCGGCGTGCGACGCCAGATCCAGCTACGCCTGGAAAATGCAAGTTTACACCGGGAAGCCTATCGGTGGAGCTGTGGAAAGGAACCAGGGCATGCGGGTAGTGCTCGACGTGACCGAAGGACTGAGGGGTCGCAATGTCACGTGCGACAACTTTTTCACCTCGTACGAGCTGGGGCAGAGGCTCCTCCGGAGGGACATGACCATGCTCGGCACGGTGCGGCAGAACAAGCCCGAGCTCCCGAAGGCGCTGCTCGCGACCAAGGGCAGAGAGGTCTTCTCTTCGACCTTCGCCTTCACGGACAGCACCGCGGTGGTGTGCTACATCCCGAAGAGAAACAAGAAGGTGCTGCTGATGAGCACGCGGCGGCGGGACCACCACCAGGACAAGGAGGCGCGAATCAGCGAGCGCCGGGACAGGAAGCCGGCGCTGGTCCTGGACTATAACAGCACCAAAGGCGGCGTGGACAACCTGGACAAGGTGATCGGCACGTACAGTTGCAGGAGAATGACTCGCCGATGGCCTCTCGTGGTGTTCCACAACCTCATAGACGTCTCTTCGTACAACGCCTTTGTGATATGGCGGGAGCTGAACCCCTCGTGGCTGTCTGGCAAGCGCAACAAGAGAAGGGTGTTCCTGGAGCGGCTGGGAAAGCAGTTGGTGGCGCCGCTCATCCGGAGGAGGGCTAGGTTTCCGCGAACCGTGGCTGCGGCGGATGTGGTGAGAGC GAACACGGACAGGaacagggacagggacagggacagggacagggacagagaaGATCACCACGACCCGCCACGGCTTGCCGCAGAGTCTGACTCTGCTGCGGCGGACGGCAGCAGGACGCGAAAGAGAAAGAGGTGTGAGATGTGcactgaaaaaaaggacagaaagaccAGGTTTGTGTGTCGCAGCTGCCGCAAGTACATCTGCGGCGGGTGTTCTGTGGCGGTTTGCGGCACTTGTGCCGGAGCACTGTGA